One stretch of Penaeus vannamei isolate JL-2024 chromosome 7, ASM4276789v1, whole genome shotgun sequence DNA includes these proteins:
- the LOC113808500 gene encoding valine--tRNA ligase isoform X1 — translation MLFSLRDVHRNVFRLSGVYANKNLSSTKRYFRVNISRRSVEMKDLSQPMASGYKPRDVESAWYAWWEQQGFFRRQGGKERFVMVLPPPNVTGNLHLGHALTCAVQDAIARWHQMLGNEVVWVPGCDHAGIATQVVVERHLWASQGLTRHHLGREKFVEEVWKWKEEKGTQIYDQMKRLGVSLDWDRAVFTMDEVMCEAVNEAFIQLFDSGLIYRRNALVNWCCALQSAISDIEVDHLHLTGKTEVAVPGYEKPVTFGMMYDFAYKLSDTDEELVVCTTRPETMLGDTAVMVHPDDKRYQHLHGSRVHHPFRNESIPVIADYHVDPGFGTGVVKVTPGHDQNDYEVGKRHGLPELTVFDEQGRMTDIVPEFENIPRFEARQLVLEALKEHQLFRGSRSHPMMVPRCSRTQDIIEPLLKPQWFIDCDDMAAQAISAVQKGDLQIHPDNHRQAWFEWLKNIKDWCVSRQLWWGHRIPVYCVHHGGDQETWIAAQSREEAERKFLRNSGASESSIIAINQEEDVLDTWFSSGLFPFAVFGWPKETDDLRRLYPTTLLETGHDILFFWVARMVMLGVQLTGELPFKNILLHGLVCDAQGHKMSKSKGNVIDPTDVIEGISLQALNDRLHASAKGGILTAAEVSQGIKKQTANFPEGIPQCGADALRFTLCTYNTKNQLLSMDVNRIEQSKFLGNKIWQTVRFLLSAIQKTPNGMHNAYHVNIEQRNELSVMDKWILSRLSQMVSVANKNFEAYDLHLVTSGFITFWQNHLCDVYLESIKPSLRSGSEETKAALISTLWTCVEVGLRVLSPFMPFLTEELYQRLPCVTGKRESIMQCDYPLHNEWLCWRDEELGKKVESLLTVAAAIRNLKTTYNITQNKVQGSVVSEDSDLNAWLKENLPVVLTLGRIESMNIMDAPASPPATSAMSTLSDTTAVYLHLQGVINPKKELQRLRKKFSKLQKEETKLFGIVSAPGYVEKSPLHVQEAHYKKLTSLRREMDQVQELIRRLEVM, via the exons ATGTTGTTCAGCCTAAGAGACGTCCACCGAAATGTCTTCAGGCTTTCTGGTGTCTACGCAAATAAAAACCTAAGTTCAACCAAGAGATATTTTAGGGTTAATATCAGCCGCAGATCAGTTGAAATGAAAG ATCTTTCACAACCCATGGCGAGTGGCTACAAACCTCGTGATGTGGAGAGCGCCTGGTATGCCTGGTGGGAGCAGCAGGGGTTCTtcaggaggcaaggagggaaggagaggttcgTCATGGTGCTTCCACCACCAAATGTAACGGGGAATCTTCACCTTGGCCATGCCCTCACGTGTGCTGTGCAGGATGCCATAGCAAGATG GCATCAGATGCTAGGTAATGAAGTTGTCTGGGTGCCTGGATGCGACCATGCTGGGATTGCTACGCAGGTGGTTGTTGAAAGGCATCTGTGGGCCTCGCAGGGACTAACACGACACCATTTGGGAAGAGAAAA ATTTGTTGAAGAAGTttggaaatggaaagaggaaaaaggaactcAGATTTATGACCAGATGAAGCGACTTGGTGTGTCACTAGATTGGGACAGAGCAGTTTTTACAATGGATGAG GTGATGTGTGAGGCTGTTAATGAGGCTTTTATCCAATTGTTTGACTCAGGCTTGATATACAGAAGAAATGCTTTAGTTAACTGGTGCTGTGCCTTGCAGTCGGCAATATCTGACATTGAAGTGGATCACTTACATCTGACAGGGAAGACAGAGGTTGCAGTCCCAGGTTATGAAAAGCCAGTCACTTTTGGCATGATGTATGACTTTGCCTATAAACTTTCAGACACAG ATGAGGAACTTGTGGTCTGCACAACGCGGCCTGAGACAATGCTTGGAGATACAGCAGTTATGGTCCATCCTGATGATAAGCGCTACCAGCATCTTCATGGGAGCAGAGTTCACCACCCTTTTCGAAATGAAAGCATACCTGTCATTGCAGATTATCATGTTGATCCAGGCTTTGGAACAG GTGTGGTCAAGGTAACTCCTGGTCATGACCAGAATGACTATGAAGTGGGAAAGAGACATGGGCTTCCAGAACTTACTGTCTTTGATGAGCAAGGGAGAATGACTGATATTGTGCCTGAATTTGAG AACATTCCAAGATTTGAAGCCCGTCAGTTGGTCCTGGAAGCACTTAAAGAGCATCAGTTATTCCGAGGCTCTCGTTCCCACCCTATGATGGTTCCTCGCTGCAGCAGAACACAAGATATCATAGAGCCTCTTTTGAAGCCACAATG GTTCATTGACTGTGATGACATGGCTGCACAGGCCATCAGTGCAGTCCAGAAGGGGGATCTGCAGATTCACCCTGACAACCACAGGCAAGCGTGGTTTGAGTGGCTCAAGAACATCAAGGACTGGTGTGTGTCACGCCAGCTGTGGTGGGGTCACAGAATCCCTGTCTATTGTGTCCATCATGGTGGTGATCAAGAGACGTGGATTGCAGCACAAtcaagagaggaagcagagaggaagtTTCTCAGGAATTCAG GAGCCTCAGAGTCGAGCATAATAGCCATCAACCAGGAGGAGGATGTGTTGGACACTTGGTTTTCATCCGGCCTTTTCCCCTTCGCTGTGTTTGGATGGCCCAAAGAAACTGATGACCTGAGACGACTGTACCCAACCACGCTTCTTGAAACTGGTCATGACATCCTGTTTTTCTGGGTTGCGCGTATGGTCATGCTGGGGGTGCAGCTAACAGGCGAACTTCCCTTTAAG AATATCCTGCTTCATGGTCTAGTGTGTGATGCCCAGGGTCACAAGATGTCCAAATCTAAAGGAAATGTCATTGACCCAACGGATGTCATTGAAGGCATTTCATTGCAG GCACTCAATGATCGTCTTCATGCAAGTGCCAAAGGTGGGATTCTGACAGCGGCGGAAGTGTCGCAAGGCATCAAGAAGCAGACCGCCAACTTTCCTGAGGGCATTCCCCAGTGTGGAGCTGATGCCTTGAGGTTCACTCTCTGCACTTACAACACAAAGA ACCAACTTCTGAGTATGGATGTAAACCGCATTGAGCAGAGCAAGTTCCTAGGGAACAAGATTTGGCAGACCGTGCGCTTTCTCTTGTCAGCAATACAGAAAACTCCCAATGGTATGCATAATGCATATCATGTCAATATTGAGCAGAG GAATGAACTTTCCGTCATGGACAAGTGGATCCTGAGCCGCCTGTCACAGATGGTCTCAGTGGCCAACAAGAACTTTGAAGCGTATGACCTCCACCTTGTTACGTCAGGCTTCATCACCTTCTGGCAGAATCATCTATGTGATGTCTATTTG GAAAGCATAAAGCCATCActaaggagtgggagtgaggaaaCCAAAGCAGCCTTAATATCCACCCTTTGGACATGTGTGGAAGTGGGTCTGCGTGTCCTCTCACCCTTCATGCCTTTCCTCACAGAAGAGCTGTACCAGAGGCTTCCATGCgtaacagggaagagagagagcatcatGCAATGTGACTACCCACTTCATAATGAG TGGTTGTGCTGGAGAGATGAAGAGTTGGGAAAGAAAGTGGAAAGTCTTCTGACAGTTGCAGCTGCCATTCGCAACCTTAAAACAACATACAATATTACACAGAATAAAGTACAAG GTAGTGTAGTGAGTGAGGACAGTGACCTGAATGCTTGGCTGAAGGAGAACCTGCCTGTAGTCCTAACTCTGGGAAGGATTGAGTCCATGAACATAATGGATGCTCCGGCTTCCCCTCCAGCCACGTCTGCCATGTCAACCCTTTCAGACACAACTGCGGTTTATTTACACCTGCAG GGTGTGATAAATCCAAAGAAGGAACTGCAGAGACTGAGGAAGAAATTCTCCAAGCTCcagaaggaagaaacaaaactCTTTGGCATTGTGTCGGCTCCTGGATACGTTGAGAAGTCTCCTCTGCATGTCCAGGAAGCCCACTACAAGAAG TTGACTTCATTGCGGAGAGAAATGGACCAAGTACAAGAGCTCATCAGACGCCTTGAAGTAATGTGA
- the LOC113808500 gene encoding valine--tRNA ligase isoform X2, which translates to MASGYKPRDVESAWYAWWEQQGFFRRQGGKERFVMVLPPPNVTGNLHLGHALTCAVQDAIARWHQMLGNEVVWVPGCDHAGIATQVVVERHLWASQGLTRHHLGREKFVEEVWKWKEEKGTQIYDQMKRLGVSLDWDRAVFTMDEVMCEAVNEAFIQLFDSGLIYRRNALVNWCCALQSAISDIEVDHLHLTGKTEVAVPGYEKPVTFGMMYDFAYKLSDTDEELVVCTTRPETMLGDTAVMVHPDDKRYQHLHGSRVHHPFRNESIPVIADYHVDPGFGTGVVKVTPGHDQNDYEVGKRHGLPELTVFDEQGRMTDIVPEFENIPRFEARQLVLEALKEHQLFRGSRSHPMMVPRCSRTQDIIEPLLKPQWFIDCDDMAAQAISAVQKGDLQIHPDNHRQAWFEWLKNIKDWCVSRQLWWGHRIPVYCVHHGGDQETWIAAQSREEAERKFLRNSGASESSIIAINQEEDVLDTWFSSGLFPFAVFGWPKETDDLRRLYPTTLLETGHDILFFWVARMVMLGVQLTGELPFKNILLHGLVCDAQGHKMSKSKGNVIDPTDVIEGISLQALNDRLHASAKGGILTAAEVSQGIKKQTANFPEGIPQCGADALRFTLCTYNTKNQLLSMDVNRIEQSKFLGNKIWQTVRFLLSAIQKTPNGMHNAYHVNIEQRNELSVMDKWILSRLSQMVSVANKNFEAYDLHLVTSGFITFWQNHLCDVYLESIKPSLRSGSEETKAALISTLWTCVEVGLRVLSPFMPFLTEELYQRLPCVTGKRESIMQCDYPLHNEWLCWRDEELGKKVESLLTVAAAIRNLKTTYNITQNKVQGSVVSEDSDLNAWLKENLPVVLTLGRIESMNIMDAPASPPATSAMSTLSDTTAVYLHLQGVINPKKELQRLRKKFSKLQKEETKLFGIVSAPGYVEKSPLHVQEAHYKKLTSLRREMDQVQELIRRLEVM; encoded by the exons ATGGCGAGTGGCTACAAACCTCGTGATGTGGAGAGCGCCTGGTATGCCTGGTGGGAGCAGCAGGGGTTCTtcaggaggcaaggagggaaggagaggttcgTCATGGTGCTTCCACCACCAAATGTAACGGGGAATCTTCACCTTGGCCATGCCCTCACGTGTGCTGTGCAGGATGCCATAGCAAGATG GCATCAGATGCTAGGTAATGAAGTTGTCTGGGTGCCTGGATGCGACCATGCTGGGATTGCTACGCAGGTGGTTGTTGAAAGGCATCTGTGGGCCTCGCAGGGACTAACACGACACCATTTGGGAAGAGAAAA ATTTGTTGAAGAAGTttggaaatggaaagaggaaaaaggaactcAGATTTATGACCAGATGAAGCGACTTGGTGTGTCACTAGATTGGGACAGAGCAGTTTTTACAATGGATGAG GTGATGTGTGAGGCTGTTAATGAGGCTTTTATCCAATTGTTTGACTCAGGCTTGATATACAGAAGAAATGCTTTAGTTAACTGGTGCTGTGCCTTGCAGTCGGCAATATCTGACATTGAAGTGGATCACTTACATCTGACAGGGAAGACAGAGGTTGCAGTCCCAGGTTATGAAAAGCCAGTCACTTTTGGCATGATGTATGACTTTGCCTATAAACTTTCAGACACAG ATGAGGAACTTGTGGTCTGCACAACGCGGCCTGAGACAATGCTTGGAGATACAGCAGTTATGGTCCATCCTGATGATAAGCGCTACCAGCATCTTCATGGGAGCAGAGTTCACCACCCTTTTCGAAATGAAAGCATACCTGTCATTGCAGATTATCATGTTGATCCAGGCTTTGGAACAG GTGTGGTCAAGGTAACTCCTGGTCATGACCAGAATGACTATGAAGTGGGAAAGAGACATGGGCTTCCAGAACTTACTGTCTTTGATGAGCAAGGGAGAATGACTGATATTGTGCCTGAATTTGAG AACATTCCAAGATTTGAAGCCCGTCAGTTGGTCCTGGAAGCACTTAAAGAGCATCAGTTATTCCGAGGCTCTCGTTCCCACCCTATGATGGTTCCTCGCTGCAGCAGAACACAAGATATCATAGAGCCTCTTTTGAAGCCACAATG GTTCATTGACTGTGATGACATGGCTGCACAGGCCATCAGTGCAGTCCAGAAGGGGGATCTGCAGATTCACCCTGACAACCACAGGCAAGCGTGGTTTGAGTGGCTCAAGAACATCAAGGACTGGTGTGTGTCACGCCAGCTGTGGTGGGGTCACAGAATCCCTGTCTATTGTGTCCATCATGGTGGTGATCAAGAGACGTGGATTGCAGCACAAtcaagagaggaagcagagaggaagtTTCTCAGGAATTCAG GAGCCTCAGAGTCGAGCATAATAGCCATCAACCAGGAGGAGGATGTGTTGGACACTTGGTTTTCATCCGGCCTTTTCCCCTTCGCTGTGTTTGGATGGCCCAAAGAAACTGATGACCTGAGACGACTGTACCCAACCACGCTTCTTGAAACTGGTCATGACATCCTGTTTTTCTGGGTTGCGCGTATGGTCATGCTGGGGGTGCAGCTAACAGGCGAACTTCCCTTTAAG AATATCCTGCTTCATGGTCTAGTGTGTGATGCCCAGGGTCACAAGATGTCCAAATCTAAAGGAAATGTCATTGACCCAACGGATGTCATTGAAGGCATTTCATTGCAG GCACTCAATGATCGTCTTCATGCAAGTGCCAAAGGTGGGATTCTGACAGCGGCGGAAGTGTCGCAAGGCATCAAGAAGCAGACCGCCAACTTTCCTGAGGGCATTCCCCAGTGTGGAGCTGATGCCTTGAGGTTCACTCTCTGCACTTACAACACAAAGA ACCAACTTCTGAGTATGGATGTAAACCGCATTGAGCAGAGCAAGTTCCTAGGGAACAAGATTTGGCAGACCGTGCGCTTTCTCTTGTCAGCAATACAGAAAACTCCCAATGGTATGCATAATGCATATCATGTCAATATTGAGCAGAG GAATGAACTTTCCGTCATGGACAAGTGGATCCTGAGCCGCCTGTCACAGATGGTCTCAGTGGCCAACAAGAACTTTGAAGCGTATGACCTCCACCTTGTTACGTCAGGCTTCATCACCTTCTGGCAGAATCATCTATGTGATGTCTATTTG GAAAGCATAAAGCCATCActaaggagtgggagtgaggaaaCCAAAGCAGCCTTAATATCCACCCTTTGGACATGTGTGGAAGTGGGTCTGCGTGTCCTCTCACCCTTCATGCCTTTCCTCACAGAAGAGCTGTACCAGAGGCTTCCATGCgtaacagggaagagagagagcatcatGCAATGTGACTACCCACTTCATAATGAG TGGTTGTGCTGGAGAGATGAAGAGTTGGGAAAGAAAGTGGAAAGTCTTCTGACAGTTGCAGCTGCCATTCGCAACCTTAAAACAACATACAATATTACACAGAATAAAGTACAAG GTAGTGTAGTGAGTGAGGACAGTGACCTGAATGCTTGGCTGAAGGAGAACCTGCCTGTAGTCCTAACTCTGGGAAGGATTGAGTCCATGAACATAATGGATGCTCCGGCTTCCCCTCCAGCCACGTCTGCCATGTCAACCCTTTCAGACACAACTGCGGTTTATTTACACCTGCAG GGTGTGATAAATCCAAAGAAGGAACTGCAGAGACTGAGGAAGAAATTCTCCAAGCTCcagaaggaagaaacaaaactCTTTGGCATTGTGTCGGCTCCTGGATACGTTGAGAAGTCTCCTCTGCATGTCCAGGAAGCCCACTACAAGAAG TTGACTTCATTGCGGAGAGAAATGGACCAAGTACAAGAGCTCATCAGACGCCTTGAAGTAATGTGA
- the LOC113808500 gene encoding valine--tRNA ligase isoform X3 encodes MKRLGVSLDWDRAVFTMDEVMCEAVNEAFIQLFDSGLIYRRNALVNWCCALQSAISDIEVDHLHLTGKTEVAVPGYEKPVTFGMMYDFAYKLSDTDEELVVCTTRPETMLGDTAVMVHPDDKRYQHLHGSRVHHPFRNESIPVIADYHVDPGFGTGVVKVTPGHDQNDYEVGKRHGLPELTVFDEQGRMTDIVPEFENIPRFEARQLVLEALKEHQLFRGSRSHPMMVPRCSRTQDIIEPLLKPQWFIDCDDMAAQAISAVQKGDLQIHPDNHRQAWFEWLKNIKDWCVSRQLWWGHRIPVYCVHHGGDQETWIAAQSREEAERKFLRNSGASESSIIAINQEEDVLDTWFSSGLFPFAVFGWPKETDDLRRLYPTTLLETGHDILFFWVARMVMLGVQLTGELPFKNILLHGLVCDAQGHKMSKSKGNVIDPTDVIEGISLQALNDRLHASAKGGILTAAEVSQGIKKQTANFPEGIPQCGADALRFTLCTYNTKNQLLSMDVNRIEQSKFLGNKIWQTVRFLLSAIQKTPNGMHNAYHVNIEQRNELSVMDKWILSRLSQMVSVANKNFEAYDLHLVTSGFITFWQNHLCDVYLESIKPSLRSGSEETKAALISTLWTCVEVGLRVLSPFMPFLTEELYQRLPCVTGKRESIMQCDYPLHNEWLCWRDEELGKKVESLLTVAAAIRNLKTTYNITQNKVQGSVVSEDSDLNAWLKENLPVVLTLGRIESMNIMDAPASPPATSAMSTLSDTTAVYLHLQGVINPKKELQRLRKKFSKLQKEETKLFGIVSAPGYVEKSPLHVQEAHYKKLTSLRREMDQVQELIRRLEVM; translated from the exons ATGAAGCGACTTGGTGTGTCACTAGATTGGGACAGAGCAGTTTTTACAATGGATGAG GTGATGTGTGAGGCTGTTAATGAGGCTTTTATCCAATTGTTTGACTCAGGCTTGATATACAGAAGAAATGCTTTAGTTAACTGGTGCTGTGCCTTGCAGTCGGCAATATCTGACATTGAAGTGGATCACTTACATCTGACAGGGAAGACAGAGGTTGCAGTCCCAGGTTATGAAAAGCCAGTCACTTTTGGCATGATGTATGACTTTGCCTATAAACTTTCAGACACAG ATGAGGAACTTGTGGTCTGCACAACGCGGCCTGAGACAATGCTTGGAGATACAGCAGTTATGGTCCATCCTGATGATAAGCGCTACCAGCATCTTCATGGGAGCAGAGTTCACCACCCTTTTCGAAATGAAAGCATACCTGTCATTGCAGATTATCATGTTGATCCAGGCTTTGGAACAG GTGTGGTCAAGGTAACTCCTGGTCATGACCAGAATGACTATGAAGTGGGAAAGAGACATGGGCTTCCAGAACTTACTGTCTTTGATGAGCAAGGGAGAATGACTGATATTGTGCCTGAATTTGAG AACATTCCAAGATTTGAAGCCCGTCAGTTGGTCCTGGAAGCACTTAAAGAGCATCAGTTATTCCGAGGCTCTCGTTCCCACCCTATGATGGTTCCTCGCTGCAGCAGAACACAAGATATCATAGAGCCTCTTTTGAAGCCACAATG GTTCATTGACTGTGATGACATGGCTGCACAGGCCATCAGTGCAGTCCAGAAGGGGGATCTGCAGATTCACCCTGACAACCACAGGCAAGCGTGGTTTGAGTGGCTCAAGAACATCAAGGACTGGTGTGTGTCACGCCAGCTGTGGTGGGGTCACAGAATCCCTGTCTATTGTGTCCATCATGGTGGTGATCAAGAGACGTGGATTGCAGCACAAtcaagagaggaagcagagaggaagtTTCTCAGGAATTCAG GAGCCTCAGAGTCGAGCATAATAGCCATCAACCAGGAGGAGGATGTGTTGGACACTTGGTTTTCATCCGGCCTTTTCCCCTTCGCTGTGTTTGGATGGCCCAAAGAAACTGATGACCTGAGACGACTGTACCCAACCACGCTTCTTGAAACTGGTCATGACATCCTGTTTTTCTGGGTTGCGCGTATGGTCATGCTGGGGGTGCAGCTAACAGGCGAACTTCCCTTTAAG AATATCCTGCTTCATGGTCTAGTGTGTGATGCCCAGGGTCACAAGATGTCCAAATCTAAAGGAAATGTCATTGACCCAACGGATGTCATTGAAGGCATTTCATTGCAG GCACTCAATGATCGTCTTCATGCAAGTGCCAAAGGTGGGATTCTGACAGCGGCGGAAGTGTCGCAAGGCATCAAGAAGCAGACCGCCAACTTTCCTGAGGGCATTCCCCAGTGTGGAGCTGATGCCTTGAGGTTCACTCTCTGCACTTACAACACAAAGA ACCAACTTCTGAGTATGGATGTAAACCGCATTGAGCAGAGCAAGTTCCTAGGGAACAAGATTTGGCAGACCGTGCGCTTTCTCTTGTCAGCAATACAGAAAACTCCCAATGGTATGCATAATGCATATCATGTCAATATTGAGCAGAG GAATGAACTTTCCGTCATGGACAAGTGGATCCTGAGCCGCCTGTCACAGATGGTCTCAGTGGCCAACAAGAACTTTGAAGCGTATGACCTCCACCTTGTTACGTCAGGCTTCATCACCTTCTGGCAGAATCATCTATGTGATGTCTATTTG GAAAGCATAAAGCCATCActaaggagtgggagtgaggaaaCCAAAGCAGCCTTAATATCCACCCTTTGGACATGTGTGGAAGTGGGTCTGCGTGTCCTCTCACCCTTCATGCCTTTCCTCACAGAAGAGCTGTACCAGAGGCTTCCATGCgtaacagggaagagagagagcatcatGCAATGTGACTACCCACTTCATAATGAG TGGTTGTGCTGGAGAGATGAAGAGTTGGGAAAGAAAGTGGAAAGTCTTCTGACAGTTGCAGCTGCCATTCGCAACCTTAAAACAACATACAATATTACACAGAATAAAGTACAAG GTAGTGTAGTGAGTGAGGACAGTGACCTGAATGCTTGGCTGAAGGAGAACCTGCCTGTAGTCCTAACTCTGGGAAGGATTGAGTCCATGAACATAATGGATGCTCCGGCTTCCCCTCCAGCCACGTCTGCCATGTCAACCCTTTCAGACACAACTGCGGTTTATTTACACCTGCAG GGTGTGATAAATCCAAAGAAGGAACTGCAGAGACTGAGGAAGAAATTCTCCAAGCTCcagaaggaagaaacaaaactCTTTGGCATTGTGTCGGCTCCTGGATACGTTGAGAAGTCTCCTCTGCATGTCCAGGAAGCCCACTACAAGAAG TTGACTTCATTGCGGAGAGAAATGGACCAAGTACAAGAGCTCATCAGACGCCTTGAAGTAATGTGA